A genome region from Dendrosporobacter quercicolus includes the following:
- a CDS encoding anaerobic ribonucleoside triphosphate reductase: protein MNNLLVIKRDGRKSEFHTVKVYDAIQKAYTENFDGIVDTKKVKALTEKVVSLITESGKQSISVEEIQDIVEDVLIRSREVAVAKKYIGYRAQRTQIREANMRLMLEYKDITFKDAEQVDSKRENANVDGNTAMGTMLQYGATGSKQFVIHHILKNAHALAHQEGVIHIHDMDFEAIGTLTCCQIDIHKLFKNGFSTGHGHLREPQDIMSYAALAAIAIQSNQNDQHGGQSIPNFDYGLAPGVAKTFVRLYKDNLTKAVMLQFDSLPEAAVEAIVEKVVDPYQENAEFPRIGETHYALYRESETVRLRAALQEAGVELDEMRTVRLQTTVYRFARNETMKKTYQAMEGFLHNLNTMHSRAGAQVPFSSVNFGTDVSPEGKLVAEQFLLSVERGLGNGETAIFPISIFKVKEGINYNPQDPNYDLFKLSCRVSAKRLFPNFVFLDAPFNLQYYQPGRPETEVATMGCRTRVVGSVFPESDGIVFGRGNLSFTSINLPRLGIKYGIARGEREQPDLTGFYRDLDEVIDLVIAQLLERYEIQKNKKVKNFPFLMGQNIWYGAEQLNWEDRLEEVIKHGTLTAGFIGLAETLKALTGSHHGETAEAQNLGLEIIGHLRRRMDEAANAYQLNFSLIATPAEGLSGRFVKIDHTKFGGIPGVTDREYYTNGFHIPVYFPISASRKIELEAPYHAFTNAGHITYIELDGDMTKNPDAFELVVRKMKESNIGYGSINHPVDRDPACGFTGVIGDICPKCGRKEQGPGSMPFERIRRITGYLVGTMEKWNNGKRAEEKDRVKHLDGRKTHA from the coding sequence ATGAATAATTTACTGGTAATCAAGCGCGATGGCCGTAAAAGTGAATTTCATACGGTGAAGGTCTATGATGCGATTCAAAAAGCCTATACGGAGAATTTTGATGGTATTGTCGATACCAAGAAGGTCAAAGCATTAACCGAGAAGGTCGTTTCTTTGATTACCGAGTCGGGAAAACAAAGTATTTCAGTTGAAGAGATTCAGGATATTGTCGAAGATGTGCTAATTCGATCCCGGGAAGTGGCAGTAGCCAAAAAATATATTGGCTACCGGGCGCAGCGCACACAGATCCGTGAAGCCAATATGCGCCTGATGCTGGAATATAAAGATATTACCTTTAAGGATGCGGAGCAGGTGGATAGCAAACGGGAGAATGCCAATGTGGACGGCAATACCGCAATGGGGACAATGCTGCAGTATGGTGCTACCGGTTCTAAACAATTTGTTATCCACCATATTTTAAAAAACGCTCACGCTTTGGCGCATCAAGAGGGTGTCATTCATATTCATGATATGGATTTTGAGGCGATTGGCACGTTGACTTGCTGCCAGATTGATATTCATAAGCTGTTTAAGAATGGTTTTTCTACCGGACACGGGCATTTGCGGGAACCTCAGGACATTATGAGTTATGCCGCTTTAGCGGCCATTGCCATTCAAAGCAATCAGAATGATCAACATGGCGGACAGTCTATTCCTAATTTTGATTACGGGCTGGCGCCAGGTGTTGCCAAGACTTTTGTAAGACTTTACAAGGACAATCTGACCAAAGCGGTGATGCTTCAGTTTGACTCTTTGCCGGAGGCCGCGGTTGAGGCGATTGTAGAGAAAGTCGTGGACCCGTACCAGGAAAACGCAGAATTCCCGCGGATCGGCGAGACACACTATGCGTTGTACCGGGAGTCTGAGACGGTTAGACTGAGAGCAGCTTTGCAGGAGGCCGGCGTCGAGCTGGACGAGATGCGGACCGTCAGACTGCAAACCACGGTTTACCGGTTTGCCAGAAATGAAACAATGAAAAAGACATACCAGGCAATGGAAGGCTTTCTGCATAATCTTAACACGATGCATTCACGGGCCGGAGCGCAGGTGCCGTTTAGCAGCGTGAATTTCGGCACAGATGTGTCACCTGAAGGCAAACTGGTGGCGGAACAGTTTTTGTTATCGGTCGAGCGGGGGCTGGGCAATGGTGAAACGGCAATATTTCCGATCAGCATCTTCAAGGTGAAGGAAGGGATAAATTACAATCCGCAGGACCCCAATTATGATTTGTTTAAGCTGTCCTGCCGCGTATCCGCTAAACGGCTGTTCCCCAATTTTGTTTTTTTGGATGCTCCATTCAATTTGCAGTATTATCAACCGGGGCGGCCTGAAACGGAAGTAGCGACTATGGGGTGCCGTACCCGCGTGGTTGGCTCAGTGTTTCCGGAGTCGGACGGAATTGTGTTTGGGCGCGGCAATCTATCGTTTACCAGTATCAATCTGCCGCGGCTGGGAATTAAATACGGGATAGCCCGCGGTGAGCGTGAGCAGCCTGATCTGACCGGGTTTTACCGGGATTTGGATGAGGTTATCGATTTGGTTATTGCTCAGTTGCTAGAGCGGTATGAAATCCAGAAGAATAAAAAGGTAAAAAATTTTCCTTTTCTGATGGGTCAAAATATCTGGTATGGAGCCGAGCAGCTGAACTGGGAGGACCGCCTCGAAGAGGTCATTAAACACGGCACACTGACTGCCGGTTTCATTGGCCTGGCGGAAACGTTAAAGGCGTTAACCGGCAGCCATCACGGCGAAACGGCAGAGGCTCAGAATTTAGGCCTGGAGATTATCGGCCATCTGCGCCGCAGAATGGATGAGGCCGCCAATGCTTATCAGCTTAACTTTTCGCTGATTGCCACACCGGCGGAAGGTTTGTCCGGGCGGTTTGTAAAAATTGATCATACGAAATTCGGCGGTATTCCGGGAGTAACCGACCGGGAATACTATACGAACGGTTTTCATATTCCGGTGTATTTCCCAATCAGCGCCAGCCGCAAAATCGAGCTGGAAGCCCCCTATCATGCTTTTACCAATGCCGGACATATTACTTATATCGAATTAGATGGCGATATGACCAAAAATCCTGATGCTTTTGAGCTGGTTGTGCGTAAAATGAAAGAATCGAATATTGGCTATGGTTCAATTAATCATCCGGTGGACCGTGACCCGGCTTGTGGCTTTACCGGTGTCATTGGCGATATTTGTCCCAAATGCGGCCGCAAAGAACAAGGGCCGGGCAGCATGCCCTTCGAACGGATTCGTCGTATTACCGGCTATCTGGTAGGAACGATGGAGAAATGGAATAACGGTAAACGAGCTGAAGAAAAAGACCGGGTTAAGCATCTGGATGGCCGGAAAACTCATGCTTAA
- the nrdG gene encoding anaerobic ribonucleoside-triphosphate reductase activating protein — MLNLRLAADITIDSVVDGPGLRTVVWCQGCVHQCPECHNPATHCPTGGFEKTVSAIIREILAVPMQSGVTFSGGEPMLQAKSCAAVARALKEQGRNIWCYTGFTFEELLEQPECVQFLNHIDVLVDGKFVPEMKSYNLPFRGSANQRLIAVPESLRRKQAVLLRHSL; from the coding sequence ATGCTTAACCTGCGTCTGGCCGCTGACATTACCATTGATTCTGTGGTGGATGGACCCGGGCTGCGCACCGTTGTGTGGTGTCAGGGCTGTGTTCATCAATGCCCGGAATGCCATAATCCTGCGACTCACTGCCCAACCGGCGGATTTGAAAAAACGGTTTCGGCAATTATTCGGGAAATACTGGCAGTTCCAATGCAGTCAGGCGTAACATTTTCCGGCGGGGAGCCGATGCTGCAGGCGAAAAGCTGTGCGGCAGTTGCCCGGGCATTAAAAGAACAAGGCCGGAATATTTGGTGTTATACGGGCTTCACTTTCGAGGAATTGCTGGAGCAGCCGGAGTGTGTGCAATTTCTCAATCATATTGATGTGCTGGTGGATGGCAAATTTGTTCCGGAAATGAAAAGCTATAATTTGCCGTTTCGGGGTTCCGCCAATCAGCGTCTGATCGCTGTTCCTGAAAGTTTAAGGAGAAAACAAGCTGTTTTGCTGAGACATTCCCTTTAG
- a CDS encoding GDSL-type esterase/lipase family protein, producing the protein MGAKIKIAAIGDSITYGYPFGPAFSWLNSIGNHGRRAVANRGVCGDTTSGMLKRFAADVLAVKPHYTFILGGTNDACSKAAASLVENNIVKMTELAVNEGIKPVIGIPVPSLSPVEEEILHTYRLRMYEYARTAGICYVDFYAAFQAYAARNAWQNLYVDELHPSQTGYRLMGETASGFFGRLTPEVD; encoded by the coding sequence ATGGGTGCTAAAATTAAAATAGCGGCTATCGGTGATTCGATTACTTACGGCTACCCTTTTGGCCCGGCTTTTTCCTGGTTAAACTCTATTGGCAACCACGGGCGCCGGGCGGTGGCCAACCGGGGCGTATGCGGCGATACAACCAGCGGAATGTTGAAGCGGTTTGCAGCCGATGTGCTTGCCGTCAAACCGCACTATACGTTTATTCTTGGCGGAACCAATGACGCCTGTAGCAAAGCTGCAGCCAGTCTGGTTGAAAACAATATTGTTAAAATGACTGAGCTGGCTGTTAACGAGGGTATTAAACCGGTCATTGGTATCCCAGTTCCCTCTCTCAGTCCGGTTGAAGAGGAAATTTTGCATACGTATCGTCTCAGAATGTATGAATATGCCCGTACAGCAGGAATCTGTTATGTTGACTTTTATGCCGCTTTCCAGGCCTATGCCGCCCGTAATGCCTGGCAAAACTTATATGTCGATGAGTTACACCCCAGTCAAACAGGATACCGGCTAATGGGGGAGACTGCAAGCGGATTTTTTGGGAGGTTAACCCCGGAAGTTGATTAG
- the cobT gene encoding nicotinate-nucleotide--dimethylbenzimidazole phosphoribosyltransferase: MNLLHDTLAKITPLNLEVMEGVQERLDRLSKPRGSLGRLEDMVKQYAGITGETEPKAPRSCMVVTSADHGVAKHGISAYPVETTMHMTANYLVSKGASANAFANFCGADMVVVDMGIAGDLSDVPGLWQRKIAYGTNDFTQGPAMSYEQAVQAIETGIDIVNCKAQEGYRCFSLGEMGIGNTTASAAIVAAFTGLSPETVTGRGTGISDSRMKVKIEVVRQALTVNHPDKADGIDVLAKVGGFEIGALTGVILGAAANRCAVVIDGLNTTAAALIAAAINPLSKKYMFASHLSGEPAHIIALNYLNLQACLDMGVRLGEAIGASMVVDMLSVSIKLLQHMTSFDQSGLVKAAIPGGGRCNAG, from the coding sequence ATGAATTTATTACATGACACATTAGCTAAAATTACTCCGCTTAACCTTGAGGTAATGGAAGGGGTGCAGGAGCGCCTTGACCGCCTGAGCAAACCGCGAGGCAGTTTGGGCCGGCTGGAGGATATGGTCAAGCAATATGCCGGAATTACCGGCGAGACTGAGCCTAAGGCGCCGCGTAGCTGTATGGTGGTGACTTCAGCCGACCATGGGGTAGCGAAGCATGGCATTAGCGCCTATCCTGTTGAGACTACGATGCATATGACTGCCAATTACCTGGTCTCCAAAGGTGCGAGCGCCAATGCCTTCGCCAATTTTTGCGGCGCCGATATGGTGGTTGTTGATATGGGGATAGCCGGTGATTTATCTGATGTGCCGGGGTTGTGGCAGCGAAAGATTGCTTATGGTACGAACGACTTTACCCAAGGTCCGGCAATGAGCTATGAACAAGCAGTGCAGGCGATAGAAACCGGTATTGACATTGTCAATTGCAAGGCGCAGGAAGGTTATCGCTGCTTTAGCCTTGGCGAAATGGGGATTGGCAATACAACCGCCAGTGCGGCTATTGTCGCCGCTTTTACCGGCCTGTCGCCGGAGACGGTTACCGGCCGGGGTACGGGCATTTCCGATAGCCGGATGAAGGTGAAGATTGAAGTTGTTCGCCAGGCGTTAACGGTAAACCATCCGGATAAAGCAGACGGAATTGATGTACTGGCCAAAGTGGGCGGCTTTGAGATCGGCGCTTTGACCGGGGTGATTCTGGGCGCGGCCGCAAACCGGTGCGCCGTTGTTATTGACGGACTAAATACAACTGCAGCGGCTTTAATTGCCGCTGCAATTAATCCGTTGAGTAAGAAATACATGTTTGCCTCCCATTTGTCCGGTGAACCTGCCCATATCATTGCCCTGAATTATCTGAACTTGCAGGCTTGCCTGGATATGGGCGTGCGGCTGGGTGAAGCGATTGGGGCATCAATGGTGGTTGATATGCTGAGTGTTTCCATTAAGCTGCTGCAACATATGACCTCGTTTGACCAGTCCGGGCTAGTAAAAGCCGCTATCCCGGGAGGAGGACGTTGTAATGCTGGATGA
- the cobT gene encoding nicotinate-nucleotide--dimethylbenzimidazole phosphoribosyltransferase — MLDETISQIKPLDQAAMEKCQLRIDNLTKPLASLQSFEYLIRKIAGVTGNARPRSLKKSIVLMGGDHGVSAEGVSDCPQEVTAQMMETFCRGGAAINVFAQHVEADLVLVDIGVAAELPHSVCLHDKKVAYGTKNLAEQPAMTRGQALQAINAGIKIALAETEKGIGVLGLGEMGIAGTTAATAIVACYAEQSVAELTGYGTGVADTILNKKVQVIKAALAVNQPEANDPLDVLSKVGGFEIAGLAGVILGAAAGRAVIVLDGLVTTAAALIAVKLAPQVKDYLIGSHYSVEPAHKAALTIIDVPAYLYLDMRLGEGTGAAMGMSLINAALHVMNDMKTFGEAEVAVAQDGPGALKQSKDVRDE; from the coding sequence ATGCTGGATGAGACCATTTCACAGATTAAACCTTTAGATCAGGCAGCTATGGAAAAATGCCAGTTAAGAATTGATAATTTAACCAAACCGCTGGCCAGCCTGCAATCGTTTGAATACTTAATCAGGAAAATCGCCGGCGTTACCGGTAACGCGCGGCCGCGGTCCTTAAAGAAGAGTATCGTCTTAATGGGCGGCGATCATGGCGTGAGCGCGGAAGGAGTTAGTGATTGCCCGCAGGAAGTAACAGCTCAAATGATGGAAACTTTTTGCCGGGGCGGCGCGGCCATCAATGTGTTCGCGCAGCATGTGGAGGCTGATTTAGTGCTGGTGGACATTGGCGTAGCTGCCGAACTGCCGCATAGTGTCTGCCTGCATGATAAAAAAGTCGCCTATGGAACAAAAAATTTGGCGGAGCAGCCGGCCATGACCCGTGGTCAAGCCCTGCAGGCGATTAACGCCGGGATTAAAATAGCGCTTGCTGAAACGGAAAAGGGGATAGGCGTGCTGGGACTGGGCGAAATGGGGATTGCCGGCACAACTGCGGCTACGGCAATTGTGGCCTGTTATGCGGAGCAAAGTGTAGCGGAATTAACAGGCTACGGAACGGGTGTTGCCGATACGATCCTGAATAAAAAAGTTCAGGTGATTAAAGCTGCCCTGGCGGTAAATCAGCCGGAGGCAAATGATCCGTTGGATGTACTAAGTAAAGTCGGCGGCTTTGAAATTGCAGGACTGGCTGGCGTAATCCTGGGCGCCGCCGCCGGCAGGGCGGTAATTGTGCTGGATGGCCTGGTCACGACTGCGGCCGCCTTAATTGCCGTTAAGCTGGCGCCGCAAGTGAAAGATTATCTGATTGGTTCTCATTATTCGGTTGAGCCGGCGCACAAAGCAGCTTTAACCATAATTGATGTCCCGGCCTATTTGTATCTTGATATGCGGTTAGGCGAAGGAACTGGAGCCGCTATGGGGATGTCGCTGATCAACGCCGCTCTGCATGTCATGAATGATATGAAAACGTTCGGTGAAGCCGAAGTGGCGGTGGCGCAGGATGGGCCGGGGGCGCTAAAGCAAAGTAAAGATGTCCGGGATGAGTAA
- the eutJ gene encoding ethanolamine utilization protein EutJ, whose amino-acid sequence MDAYEKINQLYDLIEQGTVADLPGPYKVGVDLGTADVVLVVTDSDGNPVAGSLRWAEVVRDGLVVDFRGATEIVEELKKEVEERMGVTLEQGATAIPPGTVGRNALACSHVIAGAGLEPVCQVDEPVAAAKALKISHGIVVDIGGGTTGIAVLKNGELVFTADEPTGGTHISLVLAGAYRISFAEAEALKKDCQSHCKIMPVILPVIEKMATVVKDMLAGRNEYHEYPVYVVGGTAYLTGFGAEFSKAFGRQVHVPPHPLLVTPLGIALFG is encoded by the coding sequence ATGGATGCATACGAAAAAATCAATCAATTGTATGACTTGATTGAGCAGGGGACGGTAGCCGATTTACCGGGACCGTATAAAGTCGGCGTTGATCTTGGTACAGCTGATGTGGTTCTGGTGGTAACCGACAGTGATGGAAATCCGGTTGCCGGCAGCCTGCGCTGGGCGGAAGTGGTCAGGGACGGCCTGGTAGTTGATTTTCGCGGAGCCACCGAGATTGTTGAGGAATTAAAAAAAGAGGTGGAGGAAAGAATGGGCGTAACCCTGGAGCAGGGCGCGACAGCCATACCGCCCGGTACCGTGGGACGCAACGCTTTGGCCTGCAGCCATGTCATTGCAGGAGCCGGTCTGGAGCCTGTTTGCCAGGTGGACGAGCCGGTTGCCGCCGCCAAGGCTTTGAAAATCAGCCATGGTATTGTCGTGGATATTGGCGGCGGTACTACCGGCATCGCTGTCTTAAAGAACGGGGAACTGGTATTTACTGCTGACGAGCCAACCGGCGGCACCCATATATCCTTGGTGCTGGCCGGTGCTTACCGGATATCTTTTGCCGAAGCCGAGGCATTAAAGAAGGATTGTCAGAGTCATTGCAAAATTATGCCGGTCATCCTGCCAGTCATTGAAAAGATGGCCACTGTTGTAAAAGATATGCTGGCCGGCCGCAATGAGTATCATGAGTATCCGGTTTACGTGGTGGGGGGCACTGCTTATTTGACTGGTTTTGGGGCGGAGTTCAGTAAAGCCTTCGGACGTCAGGTTCATGTACCGCCACATCCGCTGCTGGTTACCCCCCTGGGTATTGCCCTATTTGGCTGA